A single region of the Nicotiana sylvestris chromosome 6, ASM39365v2, whole genome shotgun sequence genome encodes:
- the LOC138870759 gene encoding uncharacterized protein encodes MAAQPMVPVQPVVREAASEEEQLRLERYKKYDPPTFSGLASESAQGFLEKCHRILHTMGIVEMSGVAFTTFQLRGVAYQWWRAYELGSPTELVSLTWVQFSEMFLREFIPHSLWDAWHVEFEQLCQGTMSVSEYAVRFNDLDRHAAILVSTVRERVRRFIEGHHPNIRTSMARELEIDISYQ; translated from the coding sequence ATGGCAGCACAACCTATGGTTCCAGTTCAGCCCGTAGTCAGGGAAGCAGCATCTGAAGAAGAGCAGCTTaggcttgagaggtacaagaagtatgaCCCTCCTACCTTCAGTGGTTTGGCTTCAGAGAGTGCACAGGGTTTTCTGGAGAAGTGCCATCGCATTCTCCACactatgggtattgttgagatgAGTGGGGTTGCTTTTACTACGTTCCAGCTTAGGGGAGTggcttatcagtggtggcgggcatatgagttgggtagccCGACCGAGTTAGTTTCACTTACATGGGTTCAATTTTCAGAGATGTTTTTGAGAGAGTTCATACCTCATTCCCTCTGGGATGCATGGCATGTGGAGTTTGAGCAGCTATGCCAGGGCACTATGTCAGTATCAGAGTACGCCGTAAGATTTAATGATTTGGATAGACATGCGGCGattttggtttctactgttcgggAGAGGGTCCGCCGGTTCATTGAGGGACACCATCCCAACATCAGGACTAGCATGGCTCgggagttggagatagatatttcgTATCAATAG